Proteins co-encoded in one Afipia sp. P52-10 genomic window:
- a CDS encoding SDR family NAD(P)-dependent oxidoreductase, translating into MSLEGLCMMVTGSASGLGAATARQLARGGARIMVNYSSSKNEAEETADLCRKEGVEVLVVQGDVSKDDDCKKLAAAAAQWGRLDGLVNNAGTTKHVPNHSLLDELSAEDFQRIYAVNVVGTFQMVRAARTLLEAGSQASGRASAVVNIASIAGINGGGSSVAYAASKGALITMTQSLARALAPMIRVNAVCPGYIDTPWFSKGRGQATADKLRESVKASMPLKLASKPEDIAQLVTFLASPASGHMTGEHVRIDAGSHLGRG; encoded by the coding sequence ATGTCTCTTGAAGGCTTGTGCATGATGGTCACCGGCTCTGCGTCCGGGCTCGGCGCGGCCACCGCGCGGCAGCTCGCCCGGGGTGGTGCCCGCATCATGGTGAATTATTCGTCGAGCAAGAACGAAGCCGAGGAGACCGCCGACCTCTGTCGCAAGGAGGGCGTCGAGGTGCTGGTCGTGCAGGGCGATGTTTCCAAGGACGACGACTGCAAGAAGCTGGCCGCGGCGGCGGCGCAATGGGGCCGTCTGGACGGGTTGGTGAACAATGCCGGCACGACCAAGCATGTCCCCAACCACAGCCTGCTCGATGAGCTGTCCGCCGAGGACTTCCAGCGGATCTATGCCGTCAACGTGGTCGGCACGTTTCAGATGGTGCGTGCGGCGCGGACGTTGCTGGAGGCGGGATCGCAGGCGTCGGGCCGCGCGTCGGCCGTCGTCAACATCGCCTCGATCGCGGGCATCAATGGCGGCGGTTCATCGGTCGCCTATGCGGCGAGCAAGGGCGCGCTGATCACCATGACGCAATCGCTGGCGCGCGCGCTGGCGCCGATGATCCGCGTCAACGCGGTTTGCCCCGGCTATATCGACACGCCGTGGTTCTCGAAGGGGCGCGGTCAGGCCACCGCCGACAAGCTGCGCGAGTCGGTTAAGGCCAGCATGCCCTTGAAGCTGGCCTCGAAGCCGGAGGACATCGCGCAACTCGTGACGTTCCTGGCGAGCCCCGCGTCCGGTCATATGACTGGCGAACATGTCCGCATCGACGCGGGCAGCCATCTCGGCCGGGGTTGA
- a CDS encoding acetyl-CoA carboxylase biotin carboxyl carrier protein subunit — translation MAPIPFEPGAIRMLAKLMAETGLTEIELAEKDRRIRVVRGAVQAPMQHVMIPATPSAAIAAEPPAPAVAGVADPDAVLSPMVGVAYLTPEPNAPSFISVGARVEAGQTLLLIEAMKTFNPITAPKAGTVTRILVESGDSVDQGQPLVVIGP, via the coding sequence ATGGCCCCTATTCCCTTCGAGCCCGGCGCGATCCGGATGCTCGCAAAGCTCATGGCTGAAACCGGCCTCACCGAAATCGAGTTGGCCGAGAAGGATCGCCGCATTCGTGTGGTGCGCGGAGCCGTGCAGGCGCCGATGCAGCATGTGATGATCCCAGCCACTCCATCGGCAGCCATCGCCGCCGAACCCCCGGCGCCGGCCGTCGCTGGCGTTGCTGATCCCGACGCGGTGCTGAGTCCGATGGTGGGCGTCGCCTACCTGACGCCGGAGCCGAACGCCCCCTCCTTCATCAGTGTCGGCGCGCGCGTCGAGGCGGGTCAGACGCTGCTGCTGATCGAGGCGATGAAGACGTTCAACCCGATCACCGCACCGAAGGCCGGTACGGTCACCCGGATCCTGGTGGAATCCGGCGACTCGGTCGACCAGGGCCAGCCACTGGTCGTGATTGGACCGTAG
- a CDS encoding acyl-CoA carboxylase subunit beta, translated as MNRPVPPPVEETGWQKELDELAERKRIARQMGGEERVARQHAGGRLTVRERIEKTLDPGSFHELGSVAGKAKYDKNGAMVDFMPGNGVFGRGRVNGRPVIIFGDDFTVRGGSADASIRAKYQMPEQMAAEFRMPIIRIIEGSGGGGSVKTIETKGYANLPGGIGASSGLHLCAQNMGLVPVVALGLGSVAGLGAARLSASHYSLMVKDTSAVFVAGPPVVDRLGEKRTKQELGGHKVQIAAGTVDDAVNTEEEAFERARKFLSYLPQSIWELPPRAENWDDPDRREESLLSIVPRDRKKAYQMRKIIDSVVDKGSFFEIAKGFGRAIITGFARLDGWPVGILAGDPLHDGGAWNAAASRKITKFVDTCQTFHLPVVHLVDCFGFAVGLQAESTGTMRFAVQAVSAIHQSTVPWCSIIVRNVFGVGGGAHLPHTHPSFRYSWPSGNWGSLPLEGGVEAAYRAEIDAADDPVAKLAEIEQRLERLRSPFRTAEAFLIEEIIDPRDTRPLICEFANLAAPLRQTGPSAFTMRP; from the coding sequence ATGAACCGCCCCGTGCCGCCCCCCGTCGAGGAAACCGGCTGGCAGAAGGAACTGGACGAACTCGCCGAACGCAAACGCATCGCCCGGCAGATGGGTGGCGAGGAACGCGTCGCCCGCCAGCATGCGGGAGGACGGCTCACCGTCCGCGAGCGCATCGAGAAAACCCTCGATCCCGGCTCGTTCCACGAACTCGGCTCGGTGGCCGGCAAGGCCAAATACGACAAGAATGGCGCGATGGTCGATTTCATGCCCGGCAACGGCGTGTTCGGTCGCGGCCGGGTAAACGGACGTCCGGTCATCATCTTCGGTGACGACTTCACCGTACGCGGCGGCTCCGCCGATGCCTCGATCCGCGCCAAGTACCAAATGCCGGAACAGATGGCCGCGGAATTCCGCATGCCGATCATCCGCATCATCGAGGGCTCCGGCGGCGGCGGCTCGGTGAAGACCATCGAGACCAAGGGCTACGCCAACCTGCCGGGCGGCATCGGCGCGAGCTCCGGCCTGCATCTGTGCGCCCAGAACATGGGGCTCGTCCCGGTCGTCGCGCTCGGCCTCGGCTCGGTCGCGGGTCTCGGCGCGGCGCGCCTGTCAGCGAGCCACTACTCGCTGATGGTGAAGGATACGTCAGCGGTATTCGTCGCGGGCCCGCCGGTGGTTGACCGGCTCGGCGAGAAACGCACCAAGCAGGAACTCGGCGGCCACAAGGTGCAGATCGCCGCCGGCACCGTTGACGACGCCGTCAACACCGAGGAGGAAGCGTTCGAGCGCGCGCGCAAGTTCCTCTCCTATCTGCCGCAGTCGATCTGGGAGCTGCCGCCGCGCGCGGAAAATTGGGACGACCCGGACCGGCGCGAGGAAAGCCTGCTGTCGATCGTACCGCGCGATCGCAAGAAGGCGTACCAGATGCGCAAGATCATCGACTCCGTGGTCGACAAGGGATCGTTCTTCGAGATCGCCAAAGGCTTCGGCCGCGCGATCATCACCGGCTTCGCGCGCTTGGACGGCTGGCCGGTCGGCATCCTGGCCGGCGACCCGTTGCACGACGGTGGCGCCTGGAATGCGGCCGCATCGCGCAAGATCACCAAATTCGTCGACACCTGCCAGACATTCCATCTGCCCGTGGTTCACTTGGTGGATTGCTTCGGCTTCGCGGTCGGCCTGCAGGCCGAATCCACCGGCACCATGCGGTTCGCGGTGCAGGCGGTGAGCGCGATCCATCAAAGCACCGTGCCGTGGTGCTCGATCATCGTCCGCAACGTGTTCGGGGTCGGCGGCGGCGCGCACCTGCCGCATACGCATCCCTCGTTCCGCTATTCGTGGCCGTCCGGAAACTGGGGCTCGCTGCCGTTGGAGGGCGGCGTCGAGGCCGCCTATCGTGCGGAGATCGATGCCGCCGACGATCCAGTCGCCAAGCTCGCGGAGATCGAGCAGAGATTGGAACGATTGCGTTCGCCATTCCGGACTGCGGAAGCCTTCCTGATCGAGGAGATCATCGATCCGCGCGACACCAGGCCGCTGATCTGCGAGTTCGCCAACCTCGCGGCACCGTTGCGCCAGACCGGGCCGTCAGCGTTCACGATGCGGCCGTGA
- a CDS encoding CaiB/BaiF CoA-transferase family protein, whose amino-acid sequence MAGPLTGIKVIEVGQALAGPLAGAIMADMGADVIKVEKPDGGDDARMWGPPFVDESSMMFHSTNRNKRSVTVDIKSSAEVEKLKLLVRDADILIQNLRPGIAQEMGIGPDVMLAVNPRLIYCSIGAFGNKGPMRDAPGFDPLAQAYGAVMTLTGRPEDPPTFCAPAINDVATGMWCTIGALAALAERNRTGKGCVIDTSLFESAVNWVAGPLNNYHLSGKEPVRFGGASATLVPYQTFDTADHPICIAAGNNRLFEKCAKVMGHPEWSSDPRFKTGPDRNAHRSELIALIEPVLREKPREHWLAAFTKAGVPNSPVNSIPELSQSEQLKAMDILRTLPGSNAKIVGLPIQFNGERPHPYRDSPKVGEHNDEVFGALKVDAAE is encoded by the coding sequence ATGGCCGGACCGCTCACAGGCATCAAGGTGATCGAGGTGGGCCAAGCGCTCGCAGGGCCGCTGGCCGGCGCGATCATGGCGGACATGGGCGCCGACGTGATCAAGGTCGAGAAGCCGGACGGCGGCGACGATGCGCGGATGTGGGGACCTCCCTTCGTGGACGAGTCCTCGATGATGTTCCACTCCACGAACCGCAACAAACGTTCGGTAACCGTCGATATCAAGAGCAGCGCCGAGGTCGAGAAGCTGAAGCTGCTCGTGCGCGACGCGGACATCCTGATTCAGAATCTCCGCCCCGGCATCGCGCAGGAGATGGGTATCGGTCCGGATGTCATGCTCGCGGTGAATCCCCGGTTGATCTACTGTTCGATCGGCGCATTCGGCAACAAGGGGCCGATGCGTGATGCGCCGGGCTTCGATCCGCTGGCACAGGCCTATGGTGCGGTGATGACGCTCACCGGCCGGCCGGAAGATCCGCCGACGTTCTGCGCGCCGGCGATCAACGACGTCGCCACCGGCATGTGGTGCACCATCGGCGCGCTGGCGGCGTTGGCCGAGCGCAACCGCACCGGCAAGGGCTGCGTGATCGATACCTCGCTGTTCGAGTCCGCGGTCAACTGGGTGGCGGGGCCGCTCAACAACTATCACCTCAGCGGCAAGGAGCCGGTGCGGTTCGGCGGCGCCAGCGCGACCCTCGTTCCCTATCAGACGTTCGATACCGCCGATCACCCGATCTGCATCGCCGCCGGCAACAATCGCCTGTTCGAGAAGTGCGCCAAGGTGATGGGGCATCCGGAATGGAGCAGCGATCCACGCTTCAAGACCGGGCCGGACCGCAACGCGCATCGCAGCGAACTGATCGCGCTGATCGAGCCGGTGCTGCGCGAGAAACCGCGCGAGCATTGGCTGGCCGCTTTCACCAAGGCGGGGGTGCCGAACAGCCCCGTCAATAGCATCCCGGAACTGTCGCAATCCGAGCAGCTCAAAGCGATGGACATTCTGCGCACGCTGCCGGGCAGCAACGCCAAGATCGTCGGCCTGCCGATCCAGTTCAACGGCGAGCGGCCGCACCCTTATCGCGACTCGCCGAAGGTCGGCGAGCATAACGATGAGGTGTTCGGCGCGCTGAAGGTCGACGCCGCCGAGTAA